In the genome of Polaribacter sp. MED152, one region contains:
- a CDS encoding M1 family metallopeptidase codes for MKKISLLVFSLFFIATASIAQEQKEKKKTQLGHTDENKFRQLKDVLATPNDQHAASGAPGHQYFQQKVDYVMDIRLDEANNKIYGSENITYHNNSKDDLEYLWVQLDQNMRADDSKTPLARSNSAAAFITPDNFKTSYMNEGKGFGFNIESVMTGGKPLSHFINRTMMRINLPKALAPGETFEFSIKWNYKINDINKDGGRSGLESFDDGNNNYTIAQFFPRLAVYNNVEGWQNMQFWGRSEFALEFGDYEVNLTVPADHIVEATGTLQNEKDVLTRTQRKRYAKARKSFDNPVLIVTQEEAEKAEKGRATGTKTWKFKAEKVRDFAFATSRKYIWDAMAVNVNGNTIMATSLYPKEGNPLWEEHSTRAVATTLIEYSKLTFDYPYPKAVSVHSERQGMEYPMICFNFGRPNPDGTYSDRTKKGMLGVIIHEVGHNFFPMIVNSDERQWTWMDEGLNSFVEILAEDVYDAELFASNPAKDITRYMGGDQSNISPIMSQGDYVKQFGPNAYSKPAAGLYMLRKTIMGPELFDHAFRTYSQRWMFKHPTPEDFFRSMEDASGMDLDWFWRGWFYTTDVTDIGIKEVKPLYLTDKPSERVTKLKAQYKQYFDNLGPLVYITDKKEDANPNAMDQYADGKEVPSYIYSVEFEKPGGLVMPLIVELTYADGSTKRETFPAQIWMRDDNTIKRVFSSTQEIKSIKVDPDMETADVDTSNNSWPKPEADKFDQFKNKTKG; via the coding sequence ATGAAAAAAATCTCTTTACTAGTTTTTTCTCTATTTTTTATTGCAACAGCTTCTATAGCTCAAGAGCAAAAAGAAAAAAAGAAAACGCAACTAGGTCACACTGATGAAAACAAATTTAGGCAACTAAAAGATGTTTTAGCAACTCCAAATGATCAGCATGCAGCATCAGGTGCTCCTGGACATCAATACTTTCAACAGAAGGTAGATTATGTTATGGATATTCGTTTAGACGAAGCTAATAACAAAATTTATGGTAGTGAAAATATTACTTACCACAATAACTCTAAAGACGATTTAGAATATTTATGGGTACAATTAGATCAAAACATGAGAGCAGATGACTCTAAAACGCCTTTGGCAAGATCTAATTCTGCAGCTGCTTTTATTACTCCAGACAACTTTAAAACTTCATATATGAATGAAGGTAAAGGCTTTGGTTTTAATATAGAAAGTGTAATGACAGGTGGTAAACCTTTATCTCACTTTATCAATAGAACTATGATGCGTATTAATTTACCAAAAGCATTAGCTCCTGGTGAAACGTTTGAGTTTAGCATTAAATGGAATTATAAAATAAATGATATCAACAAAGATGGTGGTCGTTCTGGATTAGAATCTTTTGATGATGGTAACAATAACTATACTATTGCACAATTTTTTCCAAGATTGGCTGTGTATAACAATGTTGAAGGATGGCAAAATATGCAATTCTGGGGTAGATCTGAGTTTGCTTTAGAATTTGGAGATTATGAAGTTAATCTTACAGTGCCTGCAGATCATATTGTAGAAGCTACAGGAACTTTACAGAACGAAAAAGATGTTCTAACAAGAACTCAGCGTAAACGTTATGCTAAAGCTAGAAAAAGTTTTGACAACCCAGTTTTAATTGTAACACAAGAAGAAGCTGAAAAAGCAGAAAAAGGACGTGCAACAGGAACTAAAACTTGGAAGTTCAAAGCTGAAAAAGTTAGAGATTTCGCATTCGCAACATCAAGAAAATATATTTGGGATGCAATGGCTGTAAACGTAAATGGTAACACAATTATGGCTACATCATTATATCCTAAAGAAGGTAACCCTTTATGGGAAGAGCACTCAACAAGAGCTGTAGCTACAACTTTAATAGAGTATTCAAAGTTAACTTTCGATTATCCTTATCCTAAAGCTGTTTCTGTACATTCAGAAAGACAAGGAATGGAGTACCCAATGATTTGTTTCAATTTTGGTCGTCCAAATCCTGATGGAACTTATTCAGACAGAACTAAAAAAGGTATGTTAGGTGTAATTATACACGAAGTTGGTCATAACTTCTTCCCAATGATTGTTAATTCTGATGAAAGACAATGGACTTGGATGGATGAAGGATTAAATTCTTTCGTAGAAATTTTAGCTGAAGATGTTTATGATGCAGAATTATTTGCTTCTAATCCAGCAAAAGATATCACAAGATATATGGGTGGAGATCAGTCTAACATCTCTCCTATTATGTCTCAAGGAGATTACGTAAAACAATTCGGACCAAATGCATACTCTAAGCCAGCTGCTGGTTTATATATGTTACGTAAAACAATTATGGGTCCAGAATTATTTGATCATGCTTTTAGAACATATTCTCAAAGATGGATGTTTAAACACCCAACACCAGAAGATTTCTTTAGATCTATGGAAGATGCTTCAGGTATGGATTTAGATTGGTTCTGGAGAGGATGGTTCTATACTACAGATGTTACAGACATAGGTATTAAAGAAGTTAAGCCTTTATATTTAACAGATAAGCCAAGTGAAAGAGTTACTAAGTTAAAAGCACAATACAAGCAGTATTTTGATAATTTAGGACCTTTAGTTTACATAACAGATAAAAAAGAAGATGCAAACCCAAATGCTATGGATCAATATGCAGATGGTAAAGAAGTACCTTCTTATATTTATTCAGTTGAGTTTGAAAAGCCAGGAGGTTTAGTAATGCCATTAATCGTTGAATTAACGTATGCTGATGGTTCTACTAAAAGAGAAACTTTCCCAGCTCAAATCTGGATGAGAGATGACAATACTATAAAGAGAGTATTCTCTTCTACACAAGAAATTAAAAGTATCAAGGTAGATCCAGATATGGAAACTGCAGATGTTGATACTTCTAATAACAGCTGGCCTAAGCCAGAAGCTGATAAATTTGATCAGTTTAAGAATAAGACAAAAGGATAA
- a CDS encoding M1 family metallopeptidase, with protein MKKFGLVMLSFLFAATTYGQITKQGHVNTNKFKQLKQELPTPNLERTASGKPGKEYTQQKVDYVMDIVLDDVNTKITGSETITYHNNSKDDLEYLWVQLDQNMRAADSKTPDISPNSIPKKISKNRFNRAFPEERFDGGFNIMSVTNKDGSALSHTINQTMMRINLEEPLASGDTFDFNISWWYNINNHRTDGGRSGYEHFTENDNNNYVIAQFYPRMCVYDNVEGWQNDQFWGRSEFALEFGDFTVNITVPEDHMLGATGVLQNPKEVFSKKELKRREKARKSFDNPVVIRTQEEAEKIEKSKATKTKTWKFIAENVRDYAFATSRKFIYDAMAVDINGKTVMAESLYSKEANPLYGDHSTRAAAQTLKTYSKYTFDYPYHKAISVDGQMGMEYPQICFNPGRPDLPDGGYSDRMKYRMIKVTIHEVGHNFFPMIVNSDERQWTWMDEGLNSYMEMLAELDYDKDFPIVRGYPKNIVRYMSGDQSRIAPIMSKGDNVYSFGSNAYGKPATALWILRETIMGKELFDHAFKTYSQRWMFKHPSPADFFRTMEDASGIDLDWFWRGWFYTTDVTDIGVKGVKKYATKDEGNTVEFVEDTSAGLGFASNQDKYHYEITYEKPGGLVMPIIVEFTYKDGSKEKKTYPAQIWRYNDKEVTKVFTSSKQIESIMIDPDLETADVDVSNNSFPREKANKFDNFKQKMKG; from the coding sequence ATGAAAAAATTTGGATTAGTAATGCTTTCATTCTTGTTTGCAGCCACAACATATGGCCAAATAACAAAACAAGGGCATGTAAATACAAATAAGTTTAAGCAATTAAAGCAAGAATTACCCACACCAAACTTAGAAAGAACTGCTTCTGGTAAACCTGGTAAAGAATATACGCAGCAGAAGGTAGATTATGTAATGGATATTGTTTTAGATGATGTCAATACAAAAATTACAGGTTCAGAAACTATTACTTACCACAACAATTCTAAAGACGATTTAGAATATCTATGGGTACAATTAGACCAGAATATGAGAGCTGCAGATTCTAAAACTCCAGATATTTCTCCTAATTCTATTCCTAAAAAAATTAGTAAAAACAGATTTAACAGAGCTTTTCCTGAAGAGCGTTTTGATGGCGGATTTAATATAATGAGTGTTACTAATAAGGATGGTAGTGCATTATCACACACTATTAATCAAACTATGATGCGCATTAATTTAGAAGAGCCTTTAGCTTCTGGAGATACTTTCGATTTTAATATTTCTTGGTGGTACAACATCAACAATCATAGAACAGATGGTGGTAGATCTGGCTATGAGCACTTTACTGAAAATGATAATAACAACTATGTAATAGCACAATTCTACCCAAGAATGTGTGTTTATGATAATGTAGAAGGTTGGCAAAATGATCAATTTTGGGGAAGAAGTGAATTCGCCTTAGAATTTGGAGATTTTACAGTAAATATTACAGTGCCTGAAGATCATATGTTAGGAGCAACAGGAGTTTTACAAAATCCAAAAGAGGTTTTTTCAAAGAAAGAATTAAAAAGAAGAGAAAAAGCTAGAAAAAGTTTTGATAATCCTGTAGTAATTAGAACTCAAGAAGAAGCTGAAAAAATTGAAAAGTCAAAAGCGACAAAGACAAAAACATGGAAGTTTATTGCTGAAAACGTGCGTGATTATGCCTTTGCAACATCAAGAAAATTTATATATGATGCAATGGCTGTAGACATTAATGGTAAAACAGTAATGGCAGAATCTTTATACTCTAAAGAAGCAAACCCTTTATATGGTGACCATTCTACAAGAGCTGCAGCACAAACCTTAAAAACGTATTCTAAATATACTTTTGATTATCCTTACCACAAAGCTATTTCTGTAGATGGACAAATGGGAATGGAATATCCGCAAATATGTTTCAATCCTGGAAGACCAGATTTACCAGATGGTGGTTATTCAGACAGAATGAAATACAGAATGATTAAAGTTACAATACACGAAGTTGGGCATAACTTTTTTCCTATGATTGTAAATTCAGACGAAAGACAATGGACATGGATGGATGAAGGTTTAAATTCTTATATGGAAATGTTAGCTGAGCTAGATTATGACAAAGATTTTCCTATTGTAAGAGGTTATCCAAAGAATATTGTAAGATACATGTCTGGAGATCAATCAAGAATTGCCCCAATTATGTCTAAAGGAGATAATGTATATAGTTTTGGTTCTAACGCTTATGGTAAACCAGCAACAGCATTATGGATTTTAAGAGAAACAATTATGGGTAAAGAATTGTTCGATCATGCATTTAAAACTTATTCACAAAGATGGATGTTTAAACATCCATCTCCTGCAGATTTCTTTAGAACTATGGAAGATGCTTCTGGTATAGATCTAGATTGGTTTTGGAGAGGTTGGTTCTATACTACTGATGTTACAGATATTGGTGTAAAAGGAGTTAAAAAATACGCTACTAAAGATGAGGGCAACACAGTAGAATTTGTAGAAGATACTTCTGCAGGATTAGGTTTTGCCAGTAATCAAGATAAATATCACTATGAAATAACATATGAAAAACCTGGTGGTTTAGTTATGCCAATTATCGTAGAATTTACCTATAAAGATGGTAGTAAAGAAAAGAAAACATATCCTGCTCAAATTTGGAGATATAATGACAAAGAAGTAACCAAAGTATTTACTTCATCTAAGCAAATAGAAAGCATTATGATTGACCCAGATTTAGAAACTGCAGATGTAGATGTTTCGAACAATTCTTTTCCAAGGGAAAAAGCAAACAAGTTTGATAATTTTAAACAAAAAATGAAAGGATAA
- a CDS encoding DUF6702 family protein: protein MKLKIHLLLFIALPLLSFTAHKYYLSLTQINYKSEAKAVQIIINVFMDDIELALNKDFDIDLQLTTKRELKNNDVYFEKYLKDKLALKVDGKEKNFNYLGKEYDGDLVFFYLEIENINKVNSIDVSNKILIEHFPKQQNLIKSKVGKKNKSVLLTKDESSTLLEY from the coding sequence ATGAAATTAAAAATACACTTGCTATTATTTATAGCACTTCCACTACTCTCTTTTACAGCACATAAATATTATCTTAGTTTAACACAAATAAACTATAAGAGCGAAGCAAAAGCTGTGCAAATAATTATTAATGTTTTTATGGATGATATAGAGCTTGCGCTAAACAAAGATTTTGATATTGATTTGCAGCTAACCACCAAAAGAGAATTAAAAAACAATGATGTTTACTTTGAAAAATATCTAAAAGATAAACTCGCTCTTAAAGTAGATGGTAAAGAAAAAAACTTTAATTATCTTGGCAAAGAATATGATGGAGATTTAGTATTTTTTTACTTGGAGATAGAAAACATCAATAAAGTAAATAGTATAGATGTTTCTAATAAAATACTTATCGAACATTTTCCAAAACAACAGAACTTAATTAAATCTAAAGTCGGTAAAAAAAACAAAAGTGTTTTACTTACAAAAGATGAAAGTTCTACCTTATTAGAATATTAA
- a CDS encoding carboxypeptidase-like regulatory domain-containing protein gives MKNQLLLYLLFISWFSFGQDAQKIISGKILFQENTIPDAHIINKNTNQGAASDDFGVFQIPVSLNDTLFVSHINLEKKEVIITKEIYVKKSITIDLQEKVNELNEITFERSTGIFYVDKQYIKPPTVNAKKLNLPYANTKVEKDTKIVSATLTSASVSLDNLIGALNGSNKRKRMLKKLTYEDKMLASIRKHYTDDFFITDLNIKQDNINVFLNYCFKKNIITLFKKDDKIKVTAILMRESKTFPQKNKTELSLLQKN, from the coding sequence ATGAAAAATCAACTACTACTCTACCTTTTATTTATATCTTGGTTTTCTTTTGGGCAAGATGCTCAAAAAATTATATCAGGAAAAATTCTATTTCAAGAAAATACAATTCCAGATGCACACATCATCAACAAAAATACAAATCAAGGTGCAGCTTCAGATGATTTTGGTGTTTTTCAAATACCAGTTTCTTTAAACGATACTTTATTTGTTTCGCATATAAATCTAGAGAAAAAAGAAGTAATTATTACCAAAGAAATTTATGTAAAAAAATCTATAACCATTGATTTACAAGAAAAAGTAAATGAATTAAATGAAATAACTTTTGAAAGATCTACAGGAATATTTTATGTAGACAAGCAATACATAAAACCACCAACAGTAAATGCAAAAAAGCTTAATTTACCATATGCTAATACTAAAGTTGAAAAAGATACAAAAATTGTAAGTGCAACACTTACAAGCGCTTCAGTAAGCCTAGATAATCTAATAGGCGCTTTAAACGGAAGTAACAAGAGAAAAAGAATGTTAAAAAAACTTACCTATGAAGATAAAATGTTAGCCAGCATTAGAAAGCATTACACAGATGATTTTTTTATTACAGACTTAAATATTAAGCAAGACAACATCAATGTATTTCTGAACTATTGTTTTAAGAAAAATATCATCACTCTTTTTAAAAAGGATGATAAAATTAAAGTAACAGCAATTTTAATGAGAGAAAGCAAAACATTTCCTCAAAAGAATAAGACTGAACTTAGTTTACTTCAAAAAAACTAA
- the pepE gene encoding dipeptidase PepE: protein MKKMIIASTSTIYGGSYLEYLLPTLKSFFSDVKTILFIPYARPSGISYDAYTNIAKEAFQKIGIEIEGIHGYKNPIEAIQNAEGIFTGGGNTFELVNQLYKNDILETLKKVLENGTPYLGTSAGSNICGINMKNTNDMPIVYPPSFKTLGCIPFNINAHYLDPIEGTKHMGETRETRIKEFHVFNNTAVLGLREGSWLEVIGETITLKGNYTARLFEKDKKPIESGIGEISI from the coding sequence ATGAAGAAAATGATTATAGCAAGCACGTCTACTATTTATGGTGGTAGTTATTTAGAATATCTTTTACCAACATTAAAGTCTTTTTTTAGTGATGTAAAAACAATCTTATTTATTCCTTATGCAAGACCGAGTGGAATTTCTTATGATGCATACACTAATATTGCTAAAGAAGCTTTTCAAAAAATAGGAATTGAAATAGAAGGTATTCATGGCTATAAAAATCCCATAGAAGCAATACAAAATGCTGAAGGTATTTTTACTGGAGGTGGAAATACTTTTGAACTGGTGAATCAGTTATATAAAAATGATATTTTAGAAACTTTAAAAAAAGTATTAGAGAATGGTACACCTTATTTAGGCACAAGTGCAGGAAGCAATATTTGTGGTATCAATATGAAAAATACTAATGATATGCCAATTGTGTATCCTCCTAGTTTTAAGACTTTAGGTTGCATACCTTTTAATATAAATGCTCATTATTTAGACCCAATAGAGGGTACAAAACATATGGGTGAAACTCGAGAAACTAGAATTAAAGAATTTCATGTATTTAATAATACTGCTGTTTTAGGATTAAGAGAAGGTAGTTGGTTAGAAGTAATAGGTGAAACAATAACTTTAAAAGGAAATTATACTGCAAGGTTATTTGAAAAAGATAAAAAACCTATTGAGTCAGGAATAGGTGAAATTTCTATATAG
- the ribB gene encoding 3,4-dihydroxy-2-butanone-4-phosphate synthase, with translation MTTNSANQTQLNTIEEAINDIRNGKVIIVVDDENRENEGDFLAAAEKVTPEMVNFMATHGRGLICTPLTENRCKELELGMMVNNNTDPMETAFTVSVDLRGKGVTTGISASDRALTINALIDKETKPFDLARPGHIFPLKAKEGGVLRRTGHTEAAIDFARLAGLQPAGVIVEIMNEDGTMARLPQLLKVAEKFDIKIVSIEDLVAYRMEHDSLIEKKEDFEIETRFGKFRLRAYQQTTNNQVHIALTKGSWTNEDGVLTRINSTLVNNDILGTLTNNADKKLDQMFQVVNDEGKGAILFINQQNQSKNLLSRLNILKENQKNGELKAPAIAMDQRDFGIGAQILHDLNISKLKLLTNNQQAKRVGMIGYGLEIVDYVTY, from the coding sequence ATGACTACAAATTCAGCAAATCAAACACAACTTAACACTATTGAAGAAGCAATAAATGATATCAGAAATGGTAAAGTTATTATTGTGGTAGATGATGAAAACAGAGAAAATGAAGGTGATTTTTTAGCGGCCGCTGAAAAAGTAACTCCAGAGATGGTAAATTTTATGGCAACTCATGGTAGAGGCTTAATTTGTACACCATTAACCGAAAATCGTTGTAAAGAGTTAGAGCTTGGAATGATGGTAAATAATAACACTGACCCTATGGAAACTGCATTTACGGTTTCTGTAGATTTAAGAGGTAAAGGTGTTACAACTGGAATATCGGCTTCAGACAGGGCATTAACCATTAATGCTTTAATTGATAAAGAAACAAAACCTTTTGATTTGGCTAGACCTGGTCATATTTTTCCTTTAAAGGCAAAAGAAGGTGGCGTTTTAAGAAGAACAGGTCATACAGAAGCAGCTATAGATTTTGCAAGGTTAGCAGGTTTACAACCAGCAGGAGTTATTGTAGAAATCATGAACGAAGATGGTACCATGGCTCGTTTACCACAATTACTAAAGGTTGCAGAAAAATTCGATATAAAAATTGTTTCTATAGAAGATTTAGTTGCCTATAGAATGGAACACGATTCTTTAATTGAAAAGAAAGAAGACTTTGAAATTGAAACACGTTTTGGTAAATTTCGTTTAAGAGCTTATCAACAAACTACTAATAATCAAGTACATATAGCTTTAACAAAAGGATCTTGGACCAATGAAGATGGAGTTTTAACAAGAATAAATTCTACTTTAGTAAATAATGATATACTTGGTACACTAACCAATAATGCAGATAAGAAATTAGATCAAATGTTTCAGGTTGTAAATGATGAAGGTAAAGGTGCAATCTTATTTATCAATCAGCAAAATCAGTCTAAAAACTTATTGAGCAGATTAAATATTTTGAAAGAAAATCAGAAGAATGGTGAATTAAAAGCACCTGCGATTGCAATGGACCAAAGAGACTTTGGAATTGGAGCTCAAATTTTACATGATTTAAATATCAGCAAATTAAAACTATTAACTAATAACCAACAAGCCAAAAGAGTTGGTATGATTGGTTATGGTTTAGAAATTGTTGATTACGTAACTTATTAA
- a CDS encoding LptF/LptG family permease, protein MKILDKYILKSFLVPFIATFLIVLFVLVMQALWQAFENIAGKGISVIFILKFLYYTTLMIIPQALPIGVLLSSIMALGNLGENYEFAAAKSAGVSLQRLVRPIGILAIALSGLNFLFLNNVFPYANLKQRNLYLNIKKKKPALALVPGSFNADIPGYQIKFDEKYGEEENLLKKVWIYDLTSNRGNQKVITAESGKIVTEEGSRYMTFILYNGNYYEEHVKSARTTIKRKKMAASSATFKEYEFNIDIGDTLDEGQLDSINSATIPMMLTLDQIKDTIPMLKDNYDEILGLRAKNIFISTSAKDLYEYPDSLKNKSLDSNIIDNFELQEKITILNSAVTKTTRVVSTINNNLDSIKWNRKMVNFYDTEYYNRVAFSLSCVILFFIGAPLGSIIRKGGFGLPMILAIAVYVLYFFTNTFGKNLAEESSITSILGSWISAILMIPLAILLTNRATKDKGIFNLNSFLQPVTNFFKKILPKKGNSI, encoded by the coding sequence ATGAAAATATTAGATAAATACATCTTAAAGAGCTTTCTAGTTCCTTTTATTGCTACCTTTCTAATTGTATTGTTTGTATTGGTTATGCAAGCTTTATGGCAAGCTTTCGAAAACATTGCTGGTAAAGGAATTAGCGTTATTTTCATACTTAAATTTTTATACTATACTACCTTAATGATTATACCTCAAGCATTACCAATTGGTGTGCTTCTGTCATCAATAATGGCTTTAGGCAATCTAGGTGAAAACTATGAATTTGCAGCTGCAAAATCAGCAGGTGTTTCCTTGCAAAGATTGGTAAGACCAATTGGTATTTTAGCTATTGCTTTAAGCGGACTTAACTTTCTGTTTTTGAATAATGTTTTTCCTTATGCAAATTTAAAACAGCGAAATCTCTATTTAAATATCAAAAAGAAAAAGCCAGCTTTAGCTTTAGTTCCTGGTAGTTTTAATGCAGATATTCCTGGTTACCAAATTAAATTTGATGAAAAGTATGGAGAAGAAGAAAATTTACTTAAAAAAGTTTGGATCTACGATTTAACGAGTAACAGAGGTAATCAAAAAGTAATTACAGCAGAAAGTGGGAAAATAGTTACTGAAGAAGGTAGTAGATATATGACCTTTATTTTATACAATGGTAATTATTATGAGGAGCATGTAAAATCTGCTAGAACCACTATAAAACGTAAAAAAATGGCAGCTTCTAGTGCCACTTTTAAAGAATACGAATTTAATATTGATATTGGAGATACTTTAGATGAAGGCCAATTAGATTCTATCAATTCAGCAACAATACCAATGATGCTAACCTTAGATCAAATTAAGGACACAATACCAATGTTAAAGGATAATTATGATGAAATTTTAGGTTTACGAGCTAAAAACATATTTATCAGTACTTCTGCTAAAGATTTATATGAATATCCTGACTCTTTAAAAAACAAATCTTTAGACAGCAATATAATTGACAATTTTGAACTTCAAGAGAAAATAACAATTCTAAACTCTGCTGTTACCAAAACAACTAGAGTTGTAAGTACCATAAATAATAATTTAGATAGCATAAAATGGAACCGAAAAATGGTGAATTTTTATGACACAGAATACTACAATAGAGTTGCTTTTTCATTATCGTGTGTAATCCTATTTTTTATAGGAGCACCTTTAGGTTCTATTATTAGAAAAGGAGGTTTTGGGCTCCCAATGATTTTAGCTATTGCAGTTTATGTGCTGTATTTCTTTACCAATACTTTTGGTAAAAACTTAGCCGAAGAAAGCTCAATAACTTCTATTCTAGGCTCTTGGATATCAGCAATTTTAATGATTCCATTAGCAATTTTATTAACCAACAGAGCAACAAAAGACAAAGGAATTTTCAATTTAAATTCTTTCTTACAACCAGTGACTAATTTTTTCAAAAAAATACTACCTAAAAAAGGTAATTCGATATGA
- a CDS encoding outer membrane lipoprotein carrier protein LolA gives MRKLVVLFLSLFITSVTLSQNSLEAKALLDEVSTKMSAYNNMFIGFSQTLSNEEAGIEEGDEPPIRGEINLKGEKYSLLYLGNRFIYDGKKLYVINNEEKEISTSEGDMNADDGFIYPSKLLSFYKEGYNFEMGKLKNVNGRKIQYVTLNPIDSDSDIVKVELGIDAKTKHIYKLIQTGSNGAKTSFTITSFKSNQPISDSFFKFDEQKYLNQNYTID, from the coding sequence ATGAGAAAACTAGTAGTATTATTTTTAAGCTTGTTTATTACAAGTGTAACTCTTTCACAAAACTCTTTAGAGGCAAAAGCTTTATTAGATGAAGTGTCTACTAAAATGTCTGCTTATAACAATATGTTTATTGGATTTAGCCAGACTTTAAGTAATGAAGAAGCAGGTATTGAAGAAGGTGATGAACCACCAATTAGAGGTGAAATTAATTTAAAAGGAGAAAAATACAGTTTACTGTATTTAGGTAATCGTTTTATTTACGATGGTAAAAAATTATATGTCATTAATAATGAAGAAAAAGAAATTTCAACTTCAGAGGGTGATATGAATGCAGATGATGGTTTTATTTATCCTTCTAAATTATTAAGCTTTTATAAAGAAGGTTACAATTTTGAAATGGGTAAATTAAAAAATGTTAACGGTAGAAAAATACAGTACGTAACTTTAAACCCTATTGATAGCGATTCAGATATTGTAAAAGTAGAATTAGGTATAGATGCAAAAACTAAACACATTTATAAGTTAATTCAAACTGGTTCTAATGGCGCAAAAACAAGTTTTACAATTACATCGTTTAAAAGTAATCAGCCAATTTCTGATAGCTTTTTTAAGTTTGATGAACAAAAATATCTAAATCAAAACTACACAATTGATTAA